The Brevibacillus brevis genome contains a region encoding:
- a CDS encoding family 16 glycoside hydrolase — protein sequence MNHLTGISSLAAYQFRLADHYASIRNYIGKVTFTTSPSRKYSFVYIPYGQSASMVMLDYLLANRKCFASAELQDSLQDMIRNDTSMAYPMDLVVVSDRSPLKESLLQDDALDADRIIKQPLQVIRRVHLSDRIKAAGMAKLNPTQMSVRVNKDELHIDLPPASASRSISAEATVGKDQPSATRTERFAGKKMNEWFTGERFSTFDLFINTERSLAERKFWASLFVQMEREYATRSITHSLSIENSPSLSRRDNRHAMFTDWSRSIGERHFAFEMTRHFVQAFRRIKTHPTKVLRDMDWAYLKARQYDALLHFLQRASRIVTHDLAIHQAATGFRTMRQGGSILQERGWGYRDFLRLLSLDSISPTAFRPYHSDLFINRSRLHAFRPYQSPGTLMTEYTIGNRDGVSELAILLSQLSGTRLIQTDASLLTYLEQASRQSSHHLFIPNPITDSRREKVNPLWISQDFELGKKDLSRPTSIIRDDVRANRQLMRSAHLWEKERPIDLSGGKAPKPSFYQDEDDIFANLENVRPSLLQEWLAAQLYSREATMDSLLAEDMLFATILRLLPAHLLEDILASKEFPSHLMDDMIFASRLTDGQSILEALMEWALTNKAFDAYVDEEFLEGVRTRVQALIESEVIFSKTLQEKAGILSFETWEAARPNEVLSHLEEDGVAGKREVLLSSTVEEVEIASQMEAAPATIAEALVGEDVFRPAELQIEHPFGYMEPDPSFLFDEHTARKSAHSSDLDELPVTALLRSRITELCSGYLFATSPHERASYLVDLYDVAEKSARDGELQDDEWQKYAKLALEQTVLHEQLIAYQPEAAAHLIESILSYKQPDQAVMNADWIANNQERATSLLTQIMGKKELADAVILEYLAGQLDHRKGHIEKPLLSVRDYKKAWADRIEEIGQGLVYDYSDDVLEAEHDPEHWSGGFSVPEAYDPHDPFNAYYPWTTDMNALAMGQDNWTRFGSGTWEHNRDQGTFTHTKGSSGMSGYIRNDFTYTDYQFEVDFKVDEPAEGDSAGIVFKYHNAQNYWMFVVSDGGASGMPRPMQLFKVENGRSTMYSTPMNPFAWEKEKWYTLRVWVTGNRIRVWVDHNLQYDFTD from the coding sequence GTGAACCATTTGACCGGGATTTCTTCTCTAGCAGCCTATCAATTCAGACTTGCAGACCACTACGCTTCTATTCGCAACTATATAGGAAAAGTAACTTTCACCACTTCTCCCTCCCGCAAGTATTCCTTCGTCTATATTCCCTACGGACAAAGTGCCAGTATGGTCATGCTGGATTATTTGCTCGCGAATCGAAAATGTTTTGCCTCCGCTGAGCTTCAAGATTCCCTGCAGGATATGATACGGAATGATACCAGCATGGCATATCCTATGGATCTGGTCGTGGTATCCGATCGCTCGCCGCTTAAAGAGAGCTTGCTTCAAGACGATGCCTTGGATGCTGACCGGATCATTAAGCAGCCATTACAAGTTATTCGTCGCGTTCATCTATCAGATCGGATCAAAGCAGCCGGAATGGCAAAGCTCAATCCGACCCAAATGTCCGTGCGCGTAAATAAGGATGAGCTGCATATTGATTTGCCACCAGCATCGGCAAGCCGTTCCATTTCTGCCGAAGCTACCGTTGGGAAAGATCAACCTAGCGCAACACGGACTGAGCGATTCGCCGGAAAAAAGATGAACGAATGGTTCACGGGAGAGCGTTTTTCTACTTTCGATTTATTCATCAACACCGAAAGAAGCTTGGCTGAGCGAAAGTTTTGGGCTTCTCTCTTTGTGCAGATGGAAAGAGAATACGCAACCAGATCAATCACTCACAGCCTATCTATTGAGAACAGCCCCTCCCTTTCCAGACGGGATAACAGACATGCCATGTTTACGGATTGGTCCCGTTCCATTGGCGAGCGTCATTTTGCCTTCGAGATGACCCGACACTTCGTGCAAGCTTTCCGCAGGATTAAAACACACCCGACGAAGGTGCTTCGCGACATGGACTGGGCTTACCTCAAAGCCCGTCAGTATGACGCCTTGCTGCATTTCCTTCAACGTGCAAGCAGGATTGTTACTCATGACTTAGCTATCCATCAGGCTGCTACAGGTTTTCGAACCATGCGTCAAGGTGGTTCCATTTTGCAGGAGCGCGGCTGGGGTTATCGAGACTTCTTGCGTCTTCTCTCCCTTGATTCCATTTCACCAACAGCCTTCCGTCCGTATCACAGTGACTTGTTCATTAATCGCTCTCGACTCCATGCTTTTCGTCCCTATCAATCACCTGGCACACTCATGACGGAATATACAATCGGTAATAGAGACGGGGTTTCGGAGCTCGCTATTCTCCTGTCACAGCTTTCTGGAACTCGTTTAATTCAAACAGATGCTTCACTCTTAACCTATCTCGAACAAGCCTCTCGACAAAGCAGCCACCATCTGTTTATCCCAAATCCCATCACTGATTCTCGACGCGAAAAAGTCAATCCGCTCTGGATTTCTCAGGACTTCGAACTCGGAAAGAAAGATCTTTCTCGCCCCACTTCGATTATCAGGGATGATGTTCGCGCAAATCGCCAACTCATGCGTTCTGCTCATCTTTGGGAAAAGGAACGCCCTATCGATCTCAGTGGGGGCAAAGCACCTAAGCCATCCTTTTATCAGGATGAGGATGACATTTTCGCCAACCTGGAAAATGTACGCCCAAGTCTGCTTCAGGAATGGCTCGCTGCCCAGCTCTATTCCCGCGAAGCAACGATGGATAGCTTGTTGGCAGAAGATATGCTCTTCGCGACCATCTTGCGCTTACTGCCCGCTCATCTTTTGGAAGACATCCTTGCTTCCAAAGAATTTCCTTCCCATCTGATGGACGACATGATTTTTGCCTCGCGCCTTACAGACGGTCAGAGCATATTGGAAGCGCTGATGGAATGGGCGCTAACCAACAAGGCTTTCGATGCTTATGTAGATGAGGAATTTTTGGAGGGTGTGCGGACGCGGGTTCAGGCATTGATCGAATCTGAGGTCATATTCAGTAAGACGTTGCAAGAAAAGGCAGGGATTCTTTCCTTTGAGACATGGGAGGCTGCCCGCCCGAATGAGGTTCTCTCGCATCTGGAGGAGGACGGGGTTGCAGGAAAACGGGAAGTATTGCTCTCTTCCACCGTTGAAGAGGTCGAAATCGCTAGCCAAATGGAGGCAGCCCCTGCAACCATTGCAGAAGCACTTGTTGGCGAAGATGTATTCCGTCCAGCCGAGCTGCAAATTGAGCATCCTTTTGGTTACATGGAACCCGATCCGTCCTTTTTGTTCGACGAGCATACAGCCCGTAAATCGGCTCACTCCAGCGATCTTGACGAGTTGCCGGTTACCGCACTGCTGCGCAGCCGAATCACGGAATTGTGCAGCGGCTATCTCTTCGCTACCTCCCCGCATGAACGAGCCAGTTACCTCGTCGATTTATACGATGTGGCAGAAAAAAGCGCGCGTGATGGAGAACTGCAAGACGATGAGTGGCAAAAGTATGCCAAGCTCGCGCTGGAACAAACGGTATTGCATGAGCAACTGATTGCCTATCAGCCGGAAGCAGCAGCTCATTTGATCGAATCCATCCTCAGCTACAAGCAACCAGATCAAGCTGTTATGAACGCGGATTGGATAGCTAACAACCAAGAGCGAGCGACCTCTCTTCTCACCCAAATCATGGGTAAAAAAGAACTCGCAGATGCTGTCATCCTGGAATACTTGGCTGGCCAATTGGATCATAGGAAAGGTCATATCGAGAAACCATTACTTTCTGTTCGCGACTACAAGAAAGCATGGGCAGATCGTATAGAAGAAATAGGACAAGGTTTGGTCTACGACTACTCGGATGATGTACTCGAAGCTGAACACGATCCTGAGCATTGGTCAGGTGGTTTTTCTGTTCCGGAAGCGTACGATCCCCACGATCCATTTAATGCGTACTATCCATGGACGACGGATATGAACGCACTCGCGATGGGGCAAGACAACTGGACTCGTTTTGGTTCTGGCACTTGGGAGCATAATCGCGACCAAGGCACTTTTACCCATACAAAAGGCTCCAGTGGCATGAGTGGCTACATCCGAAACGACTTTACCTATACAGACTATCAGTTTGAGGTCGATTTCAAAGTAGATGAGCCCGCAGAAGGGGACAGCGCTGGCATCGTGTTCAAATATCACAATGCTCAGAACTACTGGATGTTTGTCGTCAGTGACGGAGGCGCCAGCGGTATGCCGCGGCCCATGCAGCTTTTCAAAGTAGAGAATGGCAGATCAACCATGTACTCTACCCCGATGAACCCGTTTGCCTGGGAAAAAGAGAAATGGTACACGCTTCGTGTTTGGGTTACGGGAAACCGCATCCGCGTCTGGGTAGATCATAACCTGCAATACGATTTTACGGATTAG
- a CDS encoding M23 family metallopeptidase: MQTMSNELRRILSERLKLGELSKPACRVEVDRLVFVPGRTEELDFIMSDPREEKTLTRTIIQDGSGDGGTALSKIPFVFPVEGKSIRDITAYMGDNRNHKGIDIACPVGTPIKAAWAGKVKKVTVSEKYTSFGFRVEIQHADGMWTRYAHMSEIHVKTGDYVTQGTIIGKSGNTGDVRSAGVTNMGSYDDPNSPRSKGRGAHLHFEVWNGQAVIDPFPYMNGSKHLFAASSNNGAGVTTDATYVGTPGATLFDERFTNNTWHTKSVYKVDELTKKLSMIERSSTEHSNLTFTFDPKGYKTVFPSPTVTTGMNLKMTSVHPGIFSMGFSTNFGEGAGELRVFFNGKMQIKVNKFSGTENVEIRDIPFPNGETEIRFELFWNGKQVNRFSLQYIQIKELQGRPDLYGNKDKVDPTVQQEFFEEREITSTFMPGQPRKVSLQVGKFVYMDTLTLDNINHIEMDDQFEMESCEARITISNPGGYYSPDYNPFYFPETYKETPWSYFVNGFHVGVLSENTPVRIYMGYGLNLMRVFTGLIDKLDLNGEESTMTIYCRDMYKKILNKVITEDKQYPPDIGHSAAHDTHVFSSMSRRDKIISMAKKQSKQQGPELDYKFLLAIAEHETKMGTLGKGLPPGDFILGYGCYTGEKCDPQYQGIERQLYRGAVRYREAMASKGWRFQSVDDVKYFWQGGDKGAYQWASDTNWYNSVWQIYQKFRSSTEFDSIPEWEGTAPVPTEPTAKAAYLKSAIVQDLIAHAGMYGWRSNPQDIYYPYAIVQETSYTHVTQATGKVFKAVPDKEGEFVEVDAESILTPKGWKNPFIEPPGRKFESYQYKVGEAIAEIMKDTDFRSYCDRYGTYRLEEIDMNRPIVATYTEHDNLITIHKTIDFSRGRSHLVILDEENKAGHFVDTEILMELKGEVRTGVRHVPFAKTDELKRLAARRSFFDIKRLCRTLQISIPGNPALDVLDRIYIIDSNTTTREAYTIKGIRTMFDAQNGYMQILDLFWSNNEGAIV, encoded by the coding sequence ATGCAAACGATGTCCAATGAGCTGCGCAGAATTCTCTCCGAAAGACTCAAGCTCGGAGAATTATCGAAGCCCGCTTGCCGCGTCGAAGTAGATCGACTCGTCTTCGTGCCGGGCCGTACTGAAGAACTCGATTTCATTATGAGTGATCCGCGAGAAGAGAAAACATTGACCCGCACCATTATTCAGGATGGTTCAGGAGATGGTGGCACTGCTCTGTCCAAGATTCCTTTTGTCTTTCCCGTAGAGGGCAAAAGCATCCGCGATATTACAGCCTATATGGGCGACAATCGCAACCACAAAGGGATTGATATCGCTTGTCCAGTCGGTACGCCCATCAAAGCTGCCTGGGCTGGCAAAGTAAAAAAAGTGACCGTGTCTGAAAAATATACGAGCTTTGGCTTTCGTGTAGAAATTCAGCATGCGGATGGCATGTGGACCCGCTACGCCCATATGAGCGAAATCCACGTCAAAACAGGGGATTATGTCACGCAGGGCACCATAATCGGTAAAAGCGGCAATACAGGCGATGTCCGCTCTGCCGGCGTTACGAACATGGGCAGCTATGACGATCCGAATTCCCCCCGCTCCAAAGGAAGAGGAGCTCATCTGCACTTTGAAGTCTGGAACGGACAAGCCGTTATCGATCCGTTTCCTTATATGAATGGCTCGAAGCATCTGTTCGCTGCCTCTTCCAATAACGGCGCAGGAGTCACAACCGATGCCACCTATGTTGGAACACCAGGAGCAACTCTTTTTGACGAACGGTTTACCAATAATACGTGGCACACAAAATCTGTCTACAAAGTAGACGAGCTGACCAAAAAGCTATCCATGATCGAGAGAAGCTCGACGGAGCATAGCAACCTCACCTTTACCTTTGATCCCAAAGGGTACAAGACCGTCTTCCCCTCCCCTACCGTTACAACAGGCATGAATCTCAAGATGACCTCCGTTCACCCCGGCATTTTTAGCATGGGGTTCTCCACCAACTTCGGTGAAGGTGCTGGCGAGCTGCGCGTTTTTTTCAATGGAAAAATGCAAATCAAGGTCAACAAATTCTCCGGGACAGAAAACGTAGAGATTCGTGATATCCCCTTTCCCAATGGCGAAACGGAAATCCGTTTCGAGCTGTTCTGGAATGGAAAACAAGTCAATCGCTTTTCCCTCCAATACATTCAGATCAAGGAATTGCAAGGGCGCCCCGATCTGTACGGGAACAAAGACAAAGTCGATCCGACGGTGCAGCAGGAGTTTTTTGAGGAACGGGAAATTACGAGCACCTTCATGCCTGGGCAGCCGCGAAAAGTATCGCTCCAGGTCGGAAAGTTTGTCTATATGGACACCCTTACTCTGGACAATATTAACCACATCGAAATGGACGACCAGTTTGAAATGGAATCATGTGAGGCACGAATCACGATTTCAAACCCGGGCGGCTACTACAGCCCGGACTACAATCCGTTTTACTTTCCCGAAACCTACAAGGAAACCCCTTGGTCTTATTTTGTGAACGGATTCCATGTCGGTGTCCTCTCTGAAAATACTCCTGTCCGGATCTACATGGGTTATGGTCTGAATTTGATGCGGGTATTTACTGGGCTGATCGACAAGCTCGATTTGAATGGCGAGGAATCGACCATGACCATTTACTGCCGCGATATGTACAAAAAGATTTTGAACAAGGTCATTACCGAGGACAAGCAATACCCCCCAGACATCGGACATTCTGCCGCACATGATACCCATGTTTTTTCCTCGATGTCTCGTCGGGACAAAATCATCTCGATGGCCAAAAAGCAGTCCAAGCAGCAAGGTCCCGAACTCGATTATAAATTTTTGCTTGCCATTGCCGAACATGAGACAAAAATGGGGACGCTCGGGAAAGGTCTTCCTCCTGGCGATTTCATTCTCGGGTATGGATGCTATACCGGTGAAAAATGCGACCCGCAATACCAAGGAATCGAGCGACAGCTCTATCGCGGAGCCGTTCGCTATCGGGAAGCCATGGCGAGCAAAGGCTGGCGCTTCCAATCAGTCGACGACGTCAAATATTTTTGGCAAGGAGGAGACAAGGGGGCTTACCAATGGGCGAGCGATACGAATTGGTATAACAGCGTGTGGCAAATCTATCAAAAGTTCCGTTCCAGCACGGAGTTTGATTCGATCCCTGAGTGGGAGGGTACCGCACCTGTCCCAACTGAACCAACTGCCAAAGCCGCCTACCTCAAATCGGCCATCGTACAAGACTTGATCGCCCATGCAGGAATGTACGGCTGGCGCAGCAATCCGCAAGACATTTACTACCCGTATGCCATTGTACAAGAGACAAGCTATACCCACGTGACGCAGGCAACAGGCAAGGTTTTCAAGGCTGTGCCTGATAAAGAGGGCGAATTCGTGGAAGTCGATGCCGAATCCATTCTGACCCCAAAAGGTTGGAAAAATCCTTTTATTGAGCCGCCCGGACGCAAATTCGAGTCGTATCAATACAAAGTGGGAGAAGCCATCGCGGAAATCATGAAAGATACAGATTTCCGTTCCTATTGTGACCGTTACGGTACGTATCGGTTGGAAGAGATTGATATGAATCGACCAATTGTGGCCACTTATACGGAGCACGATAATTTGATCACGATTCATAAGACGATCGATTTTTCCCGTGGCAGAAGCCATCTGGTCATTCTGGACGAAGAAAATAAGGCTGGTCATTTCGTAGACACCGAGATTTTGATGGAGCTAAAAGGCGAGGTCCGCACAGGCGTGAGACACGTTCCTTTTGCGAAGACAGACGAATTGAAGCGACTGGCCGCGCGACGATCATTTTTTGATATAAAACGCTTGTGTCGTACGCTGCAAATTTCCATCCCTGGCAACCCTGCCTTGGATGTCCTCGATCGCATTTACATTATCGACTCCAATACAACGACCCGCGAAGCGTATACCATCAAAGGAATCCGCACGATGTTTGATGCGCAGAACGGCTATATGCAAATCCTCGATTTATTTTGGAGCAACAACGAGGGGGCGATTGTGTAA
- a CDS encoding beta-xylosidase family glycoside hydrolase → MSVVSRRKSGFLFEDSFDSLTLDSKWNMTPNDSARWSLSDAPGSLRLKGGAEPLQLFLDSLTPVKQFVLDMKNSYNPKASGSTGGLTVFINHNDFFHVEEYYDTSQGTAKTFPWLRLIRDYNTYTAYWSEDGAIWHIIGSEEFNRLAPKIGIFLNSKATDDYLDMEHVRVFSLPTLTVSNLSPGIRVELLDSKGAPVDSKTCRTSQTSIQFDMTQHPIPFTGSLRFAEADGKTTISSSDQMEMWGGDEYDFSPSPTLFFIDGEGNEVHLQDNTEEFLGHMLQGQYKEVKMIARNTMHHGTFTGIQGVLTSYAGTDQYKRLVDVAVDQNGVPGAWGDSFTLPDTTAGNEQVFWTRISRESDPALIDKTTHVHFGLNLSAIYTK, encoded by the coding sequence ATGAGTGTAGTTTCTCGGCGTAAATCGGGGTTTCTCTTCGAGGATTCTTTCGATTCTCTTACCCTCGATTCCAAGTGGAACATGACACCAAATGACTCTGCAAGGTGGTCGCTATCAGACGCACCAGGCTCGCTCCGTTTAAAAGGCGGAGCCGAGCCGCTTCAACTCTTTTTAGACTCACTGACACCCGTGAAACAATTCGTCCTCGATATGAAAAATTCATACAATCCGAAAGCTTCCGGAAGCACAGGCGGATTGACTGTCTTCATTAACCACAATGACTTTTTCCACGTCGAAGAATATTACGATACATCGCAAGGCACTGCGAAAACCTTCCCCTGGCTTCGATTAATACGCGACTACAATACCTACACCGCGTATTGGTCCGAGGACGGAGCCATCTGGCACATCATCGGTTCGGAGGAATTCAACCGCCTCGCTCCCAAAATCGGTATATTTCTCAACAGCAAGGCTACAGACGACTATCTGGACATGGAACACGTTCGCGTTTTCTCCCTCCCCACTCTCACAGTCTCAAACCTCTCCCCCGGCATCCGCGTGGAACTGCTCGATTCCAAAGGAGCCCCTGTCGACTCCAAAACGTGTCGGACAAGCCAAACCTCCATTCAATTTGACATGACCCAGCATCCCATTCCTTTTACAGGCTCCCTACGTTTTGCGGAAGCAGACGGCAAAACAACGATTAGCTCAAGCGACCAGATGGAAATGTGGGGTGGAGACGAATACGACTTTTCCCCCTCTCCTACCCTCTTTTTTATCGATGGCGAAGGAAATGAGGTACACCTCCAAGACAACACAGAGGAGTTTCTCGGCCATATGCTCCAAGGCCAGTACAAGGAAGTGAAAATGATCGCCCGAAATACGATGCATCATGGAACTTTTACGGGTATCCAAGGGGTCCTCACGTCCTATGCAGGTACCGATCAGTACAAGCGGCTTGTAGATGTCGCTGTAGACCAAAACGGTGTGCCCGGCGCGTGGGGCGATTCCTTCACTCTTCCAGATACTACCGCAGGAAATGAACAAGTTTTCTGGACGCGGATTTCCCGAGAATCAGATCCAGCACTCATAGATAAAACCACGCATGTCCATTTTGGGCTTAACTTGTCCGCCATTTATACCAAATAA
- a CDS encoding galactose-binding domain-containing protein translates to MSVRITRTGNEIVLDHNELANKGKRTHAEIDSYLQELDDAREDKPSLQDKFRELKDKDDEQDRQLDAVKSDVSTFQTGLNTLSSAVSAAEAKNQTQDLRLSQIEQKNAQQDQAILKLQSDVSSNPNAEVVAARRDRDGRTFPSLKARLDDMQGKIGAGGGGGNNGGASSSSFDLQTPINLLLNTFRDAETHNRPAYRQNNMYVDVFSDSSGIDNEKSSSFAIINSTILPGLHDTNIIMSSPTEPAPYHVTSSSETSGYPGWMGINGNLTDAYYSDGATPPAEGHWWQIDFFVPKIITKLAIRAIGISAGQYGLATFTLQGSQDNTNWTDLYAGSHANTDSELEHSFTNTSAYRYYRLAKLRSYRSANPVIYTGWHEIKFYEIIDAVTLVTKAVNVGSSPKSIIATAEYTGTVTFDLTLDGVNWTNNIDLNKMIDTSSLKGTHLQLRANIPTLGSLKSLGFTWYDDSMLIPSPGSGSPTTGGTPVEADPAIGSMLLNNTVNLIKTNFLEATSKNEPRYELKDCVIDVFSDDSGINSSLSSNHVVSGGSLLPGHSSNIIPAMTSNTTPSGIASASSVHSAFQTEPWYAFDKDTSSLNTIWAPHGIPYGWLQYEFESPQVISKYAITATKATDVNLLGSPRDWTFEGYSDNESRWVVLDEQTNVTNWKPAEMREYVFYNNHPYKKYRINVTRNNGHSLLEIQELAMMTSASSSIVTSISNHKNVPTKMVIVAEYSGDVTFDLSTNGGTSWTNNVLLETFIELKQAGKAICLRINLSPNSKVDSIGYAWFDDSITLINSSPSSGGNNSSSIFQVEKFGVIASIQSPIELNIPIPKTTDFKLPPVEVLKFAAGANDQLITISSFSSSEDKNYDLDSYMLLDGKIRLKTDYTIEPFEEVPLPSGNTLYSFPIDLVEFLNIEKIEINGISKA, encoded by the coding sequence ATGTCGGTCAGAATCACTCGAACAGGCAACGAGATCGTCCTGGATCATAATGAGTTGGCCAACAAGGGTAAACGTACCCACGCTGAAATCGACTCCTACCTTCAGGAGCTGGATGACGCTAGAGAGGATAAGCCGAGCTTACAGGATAAATTCCGTGAGCTAAAAGACAAAGACGACGAACAGGATCGTCAGCTTGATGCCGTGAAAAGTGATGTTTCTACCTTTCAAACGGGGCTGAATACGTTATCGTCAGCGGTCAGTGCGGCAGAAGCGAAAAATCAGACGCAAGATCTCCGTCTGTCGCAAATCGAACAAAAGAACGCGCAGCAGGACCAAGCCATTTTGAAACTGCAAAGCGATGTCTCCTCTAACCCGAACGCCGAGGTGGTTGCTGCACGCCGGGATCGGGATGGAAGGACTTTTCCCAGTCTGAAAGCTCGGTTGGATGACATGCAGGGGAAGATTGGTGCTGGGGGTGGCGGGGGAAATAATGGGGGAGCCTCAAGCAGCTCTTTTGATTTACAGACCCCAATCAATCTTTTGCTGAATACCTTCCGTGATGCGGAAACACATAACAGACCAGCCTATCGTCAGAACAACATGTATGTTGATGTATTTAGCGATTCCTCAGGAATTGATAACGAAAAGTCATCTTCTTTTGCCATTATAAATAGTACTATCTTACCCGGGCTCCATGATACAAATATCATCATGTCCAGTCCAACTGAACCTGCCCCTTATCACGTAACCTCGTCTAGTGAAACGTCTGGTTATCCTGGATGGATGGGAATCAACGGAAACTTAACTGATGCCTATTATTCAGATGGAGCAACTCCTCCCGCAGAAGGTCATTGGTGGCAAATTGACTTTTTCGTCCCCAAAATTATTACTAAGCTCGCAATCCGAGCTATTGGAATCTCAGCTGGACAGTACGGTCTTGCCACGTTTACTCTGCAAGGTTCACAAGACAATACGAATTGGACAGATTTATACGCAGGATCTCATGCAAACACAGATTCAGAGTTAGAACACAGCTTTACTAATACCTCTGCATACCGCTATTACCGCCTAGCCAAGCTTCGCAGTTATCGTAGTGCAAACCCGGTGATTTATACCGGTTGGCACGAAATTAAATTCTATGAAATTATTGACGCTGTTACTCTCGTGACTAAAGCAGTTAATGTTGGCAGTTCTCCAAAGAGTATTATTGCCACTGCTGAATATACAGGCACTGTCACCTTCGACCTGACTCTTGATGGAGTAAATTGGACAAACAATATCGATTTAAACAAGATGATCGATACATCTTCACTAAAGGGTACACACCTTCAATTACGAGCCAATATACCAACCTTAGGCAGTTTAAAGTCATTAGGATTTACTTGGTATGATGATAGTATGCTAATCCCTTCCCCAGGCTCAGGAAGCCCGACTACCGGAGGAACCCCAGTAGAAGCTGATCCCGCAATCGGCTCCATGCTTTTAAACAATACCGTGAACCTAATAAAAACTAACTTTCTTGAAGCAACATCGAAAAACGAACCAAGATACGAGCTAAAAGACTGTGTGATCGATGTATTCTCCGACGACTCCGGTATCAACTCATCGTTATCTTCGAATCATGTCGTATCAGGTGGCTCATTACTTCCTGGTCATAGCTCAAACATAATTCCTGCAATGACTAGTAACACTACCCCTTCTGGTATAGCATCGGCAAGCTCAGTCCATTCTGCTTTTCAAACTGAGCCTTGGTATGCTTTTGATAAAGACACCTCGTCACTCAATACCATATGGGCTCCTCATGGTATCCCATATGGATGGTTGCAATATGAATTCGAAAGTCCTCAAGTAATCTCTAAATACGCCATAACCGCTACCAAAGCAACTGACGTTAATTTACTAGGCTCTCCAAGAGATTGGACCTTTGAAGGATACTCTGACAATGAGTCACGTTGGGTCGTCTTAGATGAACAAACAAATGTGACTAACTGGAAACCAGCAGAGATGCGAGAATACGTGTTTTATAATAATCATCCATACAAGAAATATAGAATTAACGTTACTAGAAATAATGGGCACTCCCTATTAGAAATTCAGGAACTAGCAATGATGACGAGTGCATCTTCTTCCATTGTTACTAGCATTTCAAATCACAAAAATGTCCCCACTAAAATGGTTATCGTCGCTGAATATTCGGGAGATGTAACTTTCGACCTTTCTACCAACGGAGGAACTTCTTGGACAAATAATGTTTTGCTGGAAACATTTATTGAACTTAAACAGGCTGGAAAGGCAATCTGTCTTCGGATAAACCTTTCACCAAATAGCAAAGTTGACTCTATCGGTTATGCATGGTTTGACGATTCTATTACTTTAATTAACTCTTCTCCTTCTTCTGGAGGAAATAATTCCTCTTCTATCTTCCAAGTAGAAAAGTTTGGTGTCATTGCCTCCATTCAATCCCCTATTGAACTGAACATCCCAATCCCGAAAACTACAGATTTCAAATTACCTCCAGTTGAAGTTTTGAAATTTGCCGCTGGGGCTAATGATCAGCTCATTACAATTTCATCCTTTTCAAGTAGTGAGGATAAGAACTACGATCTCGACTCGTACATGCTACTCGATGGAAAAATCCGATTAAAAACAGACTATACTATCGAGCCGTTTGAGGAGGTCCCCCTTCCATCTGGAAACACACTATACTCTTTTCCAATTGACTTGGTCGAATTCTTAAACATAGAGAAAATCGAGATAAATGGAATATCAAAAGCTTGA